A region from the Benincasa hispida cultivar B227 chromosome 8, ASM972705v1, whole genome shotgun sequence genome encodes:
- the LOC120083836 gene encoding oil body-associated protein 2B-like — protein MASSDEQPAPVAAKAEAPQPPGKAMTAMQQMVEKGAQMLQSLKPLKEMSQHVCTMALYSHDLTRQIQTHLYISRLNQDFLQAAVYDSDDSSARLIGIEYIVSDRIFDALSPEEQRLWHSHAHEVKSGLWVKPRFPEIMGRPELDEMAKTYGKFWCTWQLDRGDKLPLGAPALMVSPQAEDPGRVKAELVGRRDEKYKISTKEIAEGRIYVEETDKENSEADYWRKHPGKGFAIDIHSLGSNK, from the exons ATGGCGTCGAGCGACGAGCAACCGGCTCCGGTAGCAGCGAAGGCGGAAGCTCCTCAGCCGCCGGGGAAGGCAATGACGGCGATGCAGCAGATGGTGGAGAAAGGAGCTCAAATGCTGCAGTCTCTGAAGCCATTGAAGGAAATGAGTCAACACGTTTGCACTATGGCGTTATACAGCCACGATCTGACTCGCCAAATCCAGACTCACCTTTATATCTCTCGACTCAACCAGGACTTTCTCCAGGCCGCCGTCTACGATTCCGACGACTCCAGTGCCCGTCTCATTG GAATCGAGTATATTGTTTCGGATCGAATATTCGATGCTTTATCCCCGGAAGAGCAAAGGCTTTGGCACTCTCACGCTCACGAGGTCAAATCGGGTCTTTGGGTTAAACCACGGTTCCCCGAGATTATGGGCAGACCCGAGTTGGATGAGATGGCCAAAACGTACGGCAAATTCTGGTGCACGTGGCAGCTCGATAGAG GGGACAAGCTTCCATTGGGAGCCCCGGCGCTTATGGTGTCACCCCAGGCGGAGGATCCTGGGAGGGTGAAGGCGGAGCTGGTCGGCCGGAGGGATGAGAAATACAAGATATCGACGAAGGAGATAGCGGAGGGGAGGATTTACGTGGAGGAGACTGACAAGGAAAATTCTGAGGCTGACTATTGGAGAAAGCACCCAGGGAAGGGCTTTGCCATCGACATACATAGCTTAGGCAGTAACAAATAA